From the Syngnathus acus unplaced genomic scaffold, fSynAcu1.2, whole genome shotgun sequence genome, the window CTGGCCGGAAATGTTCATTTCCATGGAGGAACGGAGAGCGCTGAGCGTCTGTGGTCTCCTTCCAGGTAACCCTGGTGATCCATCCGGCCGACGCTGCAACTCCTTATTCAGTGGCAAGGGCGGCCGGGAAGTTGGCGATTGCGAGAAGAAGCGcggctacgtctgcaagagAAGAGGTAAATCAAGATGCTTGACCGATTCTCCCCAACATGTGTCATTAGCTGAGAGGACTGAAGTGGCAATTGTTAGTTTTTTTGTCTGATGTCAGTGATGATGCCAGGTGACGCAATTGGCTGAAACTGAATGAAGGCGTGGTCCGCTTGTTTGTCACATCCGGATTTCTCCAAATGCTgaagaatacaaaaaacatgGTGCTGTTACGTCAGAATCATCCCAAAATGTGTCCTCAGTCGTTCAGACGTGAATGGATCAAAGGGTGGCGCCGCTTCGGCTCcaactgctacaagaagatggagaccACTAACGGTTGGGTGGGGGCTCATTACGATTGCgtctgggagggcggcgacctggtTTCCATCACCTTGCATACGAGGaaatctttgtgaagaagcaaatgggcgacaagccgttctggatcggactcttcaatctggtgagacggaagcgcaaGCAGGCGGCTGTTGGCTTGCTACTGGTAGTTGACTGACAATGGGTTTGGACTCTGCAGAAGACTCTGGTGTCAGTTTTTTTGAAGCGGGAGAAAAGAAGCTGACTTGGTCCAACACCGCTGTGATGCCGACCTACGCCAACTGGTACTCAGGTCAAGACGGAAGGTAAGAAGGTCCCCTCTTTGTGCTCTTTCATTGACAGGTGGGACACACAGCGAGATTATGGAACCCGTCTGCAAAACTTGAGAGAGCGCACACATCGACGGATGTGTCTCTCGCTTTTCACGACTTCTCCCGACAGTGCCAACGTTGGTTCCTGTGCGTACATCAACCAAGGTGTGCACTACAGCAGTCAGCCTGGAAATTGGAGACATGGCTCGTGCGGATCGTCATTGGCGTACATGTGCGAGCGGTCGCGGTGTATctttgctccccccccccccccctcgaaaGAAGCCGGCAGTGCGTAGAGCACCAACAAGAATGTTTCAAAATCTTGTTGCACATTTTACCATTTACTTGCAAAGGTCTGTACATTTTTCATCCGAGCGctccctctctgtggttgggcgtcaacaaaaacaacacgaaAGACGGCAGCGGgtggactgacggatccccGTTTGGTACATCGTCATGGACGGAGGTGGTCAAAAACCCAACCGATGTTTGTCTGCGACGTTGCGGAGGCACGGAGCTGAGGCATCTGTGTCCTCCTTCCAAATGACCCCGGTGACCTCTCTGGTGCGTCCTGTCTTTCCTTACTCACAAGCAACGTCCCTGGAAGTTTGACGATTGCCGGAAGAAGAGAGGCTaatctgcaagaaaagaggtaaGACATGGCGACGCTCGGCCGATTCTCACACGGGCCGACTCGagtcttttgcttttgtcttgCAGGAAACACATTTAAGGAGATCCTTTTTCTGCAAAAAACGTTCTGCTGACCTCGTATGTGAGGCTGAGAGTGAGAAGCAAAGCCACATCAGCATCCAGTCCGCCTTTTACGGTCGGCGGAGTGACGACGTTTGCCAGGAGGACAGCGACTCATACGACGACTACTCATTCCACGACGACTCATTCGACGACAGTAAGAGCTGAGAATCCACCATTTTGATGGTTCCAATTAAGGCCTACCTCTGAAGGCTCATTCAGCGTGTCTCCAAACAATTTCGGCATGCTACGTAAcgtaatgaaaatgaagaaatgcTTACAAGCCGTTCAGATGCCAGAATGGCTCTGTATGCAGAAACAGAAAGATGCTAGTTTGGTCAACTATGTCTTGTTGAACTTATTCAAGGTGCATCAATGCTCATTAGGCCCACTTACACTCACTGGTGTCTCGTAACTTGCAGAGGACTGCTCAGTGGAAGGCATCCTCCCTTGCTACAGGGAAATGTGCAACAGCCAGCAAAAATGCCACATTGAGCTTTTGAAGGACCAGTCCTGCCCTGCCACCTACAAATATCTGCAGATGGTCTATAGCTGTGAACAGAAAAGTGGGATTAACGTCTCGTGATCTTCCACTCTGCACTGAATCTAGGACTCTTCAAATtcccaaaaaacaatgcaaggaGTCCCACAAGGGGTTTGAcggccagatttttttttaatcgtccgttccaaattaaaatgagtTTTGGCTGTCCTCAGTATGTCTCGATAGTCTGGGCATCGCCGACGGCAGCGTTGCAGACTCTTCCTTCAAAGCCTCCTCAATGAAAGACGCCACCCCAGAAAAAGCCCGCCTCAACGGGGAGTCCTGCTGGAAGCCGTCAAGAAATCGTACGTAGAAAATTGACCGCTTGGCACTTTGGTCTCCTGAGCTTTGGAATGTCTGCCTCCTCCAGCCGTCGGCAGCTGGATCCTGGTGAACATCGGCTACAAGAGAAAGGTGACGGCGATCGTGACCCAGGGGTGTGATAGCAACAATACTCGCTCCTGGGACATCAAACTTGAGATGAGACTGAGCGTTGATAGGAGGAAGTGGACCAAACACCCGGACGGGAAGGTGAGCGCGGGGGGGCCAATCAAGTCGACTGTGACCGCATCCTTCAATATTGTCACAACAAACAAGGAAACATTCCATTTTGTCAGGCTCAgagcagggagaggactcgaatGCAGAGTTCAAACAAAGGAATTTATTTCCTccacggaaaaaaacagcaccagGAACAAAAAGCGCCTCAAGATGAGGGAAAAaggcaaaagcaaaaagcgcctcaacacgagggaaaaaaggctgagaacagcaaacaaaaggcgcctcaaactgagggaaaaaCGAAGGCAAAATCCAACGAACAAACACAGAGCTTGGGCAAAAAGGCTTTCACGGGGAATATCTGTGACTAAGGAATCGCTGGTGATCATGACAAgcaagacgcactggcacaagacaaggggaaaacgcaggctaaatacacacacggaAGGGggaggacacaggtgcagacgATCAGGGCGGACGACACGGTGTACGTAGTTGGATAACAGGAGGTCAAGTGGACTGCCGTGCAGGGAAGGACCCACGATCTGAAACGtgatatacaaaataaaacaggaagtgataaTACGACGGacaggacaaaacaaaacaatccacAAAACCCGACAGCATGACATAACCCCCCCCTCTAGGGCCGGATCCCAGACGGACCAGGAGCATCGGGGTGAGCAGCGTAGAAGTCATCCAGCAGACCGGGATCCAGGATGTAACTGCGCGGCACCCATTGCCGCTCTTCTGGCCCATAACCCTCCCAGTCGACCAGGAACTGCCAGCCCCTTCCCTTCCTGCGCACGTCCAGCAGCTCCTTGACCGTGTACGCAGGCCCACCCCCCACAGTCCGCGGAGACGGGGGCGGCACGGGAGCCGGCACCATCCCACTCTCCCTGACTGGCTTAATCTTCCCGACGTGGAAGGTGGGATGCACGGCAAGGGACCGGGGCAGGTGAAGTCGTACAGCGGCTGGATTCACGACCTTGGAAATGGGGAATGGCCCCACAAAACGGGGGGCCAGCTTCCCGGagcccacctggaggggaaggtcCCGGGCGGACAGCCAGACCCGTTGGCCCCGCTGGTAGGCGGGCGCCGGCCGACGTCTCCGGTCGGCCATCCTCTTTACTCTGTCCCCCTGGCGGACCAGCGTGGCACGTGCTGCCGCCCAGATGCGACGACAGCGCCTTACCACGGCGCGTGCCGAGGTAACGGACACCTCCGGCTCATTATCAGGGAAGACCGGGGGCTGATAGCCAAAAACGCACATGAAAGGGGACATCCCAGTAGCCGTGGTAGGGAGGGAGTTATGGGCGTATTCCACCCAGGTCAAGTTTTTACTCCACGTAGAGGGGTTCTGGGCCACTAGGCAGCGGAGGCCTGTTTCCAGCTGCTGGTTAATGCGCTCCGCCTGGCCGTTTGCCTCCAGGTGATAGCCCGAAGTGAGGCTCACGATGGCCCCTATGTGTTTGCAGAACTCCTTGCAGAACCTGGACAAATTGGGGGCCCCTATCTGACACGACGTCCCGTGGCAATCCGTGTACCCTAAAAACGTGGTCCATGAGGACTTCGGCCGTTCGCTTTGCTGAGGGTAACTTGGGCAGGGCAATGAAGTGGGCCATCTTAGAGAACCGGTCCACCACGGTGAGTATCGTCGTCTTCCCCTTGGACGCGGGAAGTCCTGTGACAAAGTCCACAGAGATGTCGGCCCATGGCCGAGAGGGAATGGGGAGAGGTTGCAGCAAACCCACACGGGCGCCGGGAGTGTTTTTATTCCGCGCACAGACGGAGCAGGCTGCCACGTATTCCCTGACGTCGGCCCCCATGGAGGGCCACCAGAACCGCTGCTGTATGACGTACAGGGTTCTTCGCACGCCCGGATGACAGGCGAGCCGGGAGGTGTGTGCCCAGTGGATGACTTGGGGACGCAGCCTGGAGCAACGAACAGTCGATTCACCGGCATTTCCCAGGGGGTGGCTCGTCGCCGTTGGCCTGCTTTACTAGGTCTTCTATGGGCCAGGCTACGGCCCCCACCACACAGTGAGGACGGAGAATGGGTTCAGGTTCCTTGGCCACCGGATCTGGACTGTAGACGCGCGACAGCGCATCGGGCTTGATGTTTTTGGCCCCCGGTCTGTAGGGCAAGGTGAAATTGAAACGGTTAAAGAAAAGGGACCAACGAGCCTGGCGTGAGTTCAGTCGTTTAGCGTTCTTGATGTACTGTAGATTCTTGTGATCAGTCCAAACCAAGAAGGGTTGTTGGGCTCCCTCCAGCCAGTGTCTCCATTCTTCGAGAGCCTGTTTCACCGCTAACAACTCTCGATCTCCTACGTCGTAGTTCTGCTCAGCGGGTGTCAGCCGTCGGGACAGGTAGGCGCACGGATGAAGCTTGTTGTCTGCCTGTGACCTTTGGGACAAGACGCGCCGATTCCCTGACTGGAGGCGTCTACCTCCCCACGAACTGACGAGACGGGTCGGGCAGTGTGAGGATCGGGGCGGAGCTGAATCGCTTCTTCAGCTCCTGGAAGGCGGCCTCTGCCTTCGCCGTCCAACAGAACGGAACTGTTGGGGAAGTCAGAGCATGCAGCGGAGCCGCTGTGGCGCTGAAGCCTCTGATGAATCGTCTATAGAAATTAGCAAAGCCAAGAAATTGCTGCACTTTCTTGCAACTATCGGGTCTAGGCCATTGTGTCACCGCGCTTACTTTTGCCGGGTCCATCTGTACCTTACCGGGGGCTATGATGAAGCCAAGGAAGGACATAGACTTGGCGTGGAACTCGCTTTTTTCAGCCTTGACGTAAAGTTGATGATCCAGGAGGCGTTGCAGGACCGACTCAACATGGGACTCATGGGTCTTCACATCCGGTGAATAGATTAGGATATCATCCaaataaacataaacaaaatGGTCTATAAAGTCTCTCAGAACGTCATTAATCATGGCCTGAAAAACAGCAGGGGCATTGGTGAGACCAAACGGCATCACGAGGTATTCAAAGTGTCCTCGGGGAGTGTTGAATCCCGTTTTCCATTCATCGCCCTCCCGAATGCGCACGAGGTGGTAGGCGTTACGCAAATCTAGCTTGGTGAAAACCTGGGCTTGCTGCAACTGATCGAATACGGTCGACATGAGTGGAAGGGGATATCGATTCTTAATAGTGATCTGGTTGAGGGGACTGTAGTCTATGCAGGGGGGTAGGGTACCGTCTTTTTtgcccacaaagaaaaaaccgGCCCCTGCAGGGGAGGACGAGGGTCTGGTCAATCCCGCCTTAAGTGACGCGTCTATATACTCATTTAGAGCCTGCTTTTCGGGTCCCGAAAGGGAATAAAGCCTCCCCTTGGGTATAGTAGCGCCAGGCAGGAGCTCTATGGCGCAGTCGTAAGGACGGTGGGGTGGTAGAGAGCAAGCCTTGGCTTTGCTAAATACCTCCGCGAGTCGGTGGTAACATACTGGTACTCCGGTCAGGTCCGGGGTTTCGGGGTCTGGGACAGGAGGAACGGAGTCGGGGTTAGGACCACGGGTAAGGCTGATCGGGGGGTTAGGTTCGATACATGCCCCTTGGCAATGGGGTCCCCATCCCCTTATCTCCCCGGACGCCCAGTCCATGGTTAGGTTGTGGCGCTTAAGCCACGGATACCCGAGGATAATCGGATTCATGGGGGAGGTTACCACATGCAGTCTGACTTTCTCGTGATGATTCCCGAAAGACAGCGAGAGAGGTTCGGTTACCTGGGATATATCAAAGAGCGCCTGACCATTGAGCGCCTTGGCCTTCACGGTCGTGTCTAGCGGTTCGGTTCTTATCCCCAATCTCCGAGCAAAAGCCCAGTCAATCAAACGCTCATCTGCCCCGGAGTCAATTAACACACCAAGTTCGGTGATCTTCCCGAGGCATGTAAGCTTGCCGATGGGTAGGGTCCGACCCTTCTGCTGGCTAACGGAGAAGGTGTTTACCTTCTGGTTCTTCCTCTCCGGGCAGGAGAGGAGAATATGTCCTAGCGCACCGCAGTAATAGCATCTGCCTTCCTGGCGTCGGTGCTGATTTTCCTCTTCACCCAACTTGGCCCGGCCGAGCTGCATTGGTTCAGTCCCAGGCGGTAGCAGTGCCGTGTTCGATCGTTGGCGGTGCGTCTCGAGGAGTGGCGACGCCACCCCTGCCACGGGGGAGAAGACGGTCGCGCTCCGGCTTGCTCGCTGCTTCCTCCAGTCCTGCAGGCGGTTGTCCGTGCGGATAGCCAGCGCGATGAGCGTGAGAGCGTCAGCGGGAAGATCGAGGGGAATGAGCTGGTCCTGGATGGTTCCGGAAAGACCCCTGAGAAAAACATCATACAGGGCTGTCCGGTCCCACCAGCATTCCGCGGCCAGAGTGCGGAAGCGGATCGCGTATTCGCTGACCGACTCTCGACCCTGGGTTAGCTGGCACAGCTCACGCGCCTTCTCTCGGTCCGAGGAGACCGGATCGAACACCATGCGGAGGGCTTCGATGAAAGCGGAGAGAGAACGACAGGTAGCGGAATCCCTGGCCCATTCTGCAGTCGCCCACGCCCGGGCCCTTCCCGTTAGGTACGAGATCAGGTACGCCACGCGGGAGCGTTCCGTGGGGAAGTCGCCTGGGGATCGCTCGAACTGCATCTCGCACTCTGTGATGAAGGCTTTGCTGAGCCCGGGTTCTCCGGCGTACCGTTCAGGAGGAGCCAGTCTGACCCCCATCGCCATGGGGGCAGGAGCCGGACGTTCGACCGGGGAAGCAGCTGGTGGACTGGGCGTCGCTGCTGGTCCCGCGGTCAGTAGCGTGAGAACATCTTGCATTTGCCGGCTCAGTGTTCCCACCTGGGCGGCCACCGCCGCTCTGAAGTTTTCTTGTGTCGTCATGATCTCCTGAACACCAACTCCCAGGGCATCTacctgctgctggtgttgggcTAGCTGTGACGCCTGGGAGCGTACAGTGGCGGCCAGCTGCTCCGGCTCTGGCCAGTGCGTAATGTCAGGCTCAgagcagggagaggactcgaatGCAGAGTTCAAACAAAGGAATTTATTTCCTCCACGGAAAACAGCACCAGGAACAAAAAGCGCCTCAAGATGAgggaaaaaggcaaaaacaaaaagcgcctcaacacgagggaaaaaaggctgagaacagcaaacaaaaggcGCCTCAAACTGAAGGAAAAACGAAGGCAAAATCCAACGAACAAAACACAGAGCTTGGGCAAAAAGGCTTTAACGGGGAATATCTGTGACTAAGGAATCGCTGGTGATCATGACAAGCAAGGCGCACTGGCACAAGACAAGGGGAAAACGCaggctaaatacacacacggaAGGGggaggacacaggtgcagacgATCAGGGCGGACGACACAGGTGTACGTAGTTGGATAACAGGAGGTCAAGTGGACTGCCGTGCAGGGGAAGGACCCACGATCTGAAACGtgatatacaaaataaaacaggaagtgataaTACGACGGACAggacaaaaccaaacaatcCACAAAACCCGACAGCATGACACATTTCTAGTTCATCGGCGGTGGGACTCATCTGCTTGAGACGCCCGCAATCGCTCAGTACGACTGCATCCTGCCGCTGGAAAATTGTCCAGAATTTGGCCTCCGCTTCGACATCTTGGGATGCGCACATGAGGGTGAGCAACACAATCTGCCGCTTTGGTTGCCGAAAACAACAATCTCAAAACATGCCACGAACTCTCGCTTTTTGTCCGACAGATGAGACGACCTGTGCCGGAAAGTTCAACAGCCTCCGCTTCACCGATTCGATGACATGAGTCACGCTTGACACAATGTTTCATGACCGCCTGTCGTCAATTTCACaacatgtgtgtgtcttctgCAGGTTCTACTGTCCGCCCGGGTGTGACAAAGAGGAACACTTAGTCTTCGGAACGATGGTCTACTCTGCGGTACGGGATTGCCTGACCCCACCGGTGGACTTCTTGTCTGTGACTGCAACTATGTGTAAATGCAGCTCGCACATCTGCGCGCCGCTATTCACGCTGGAGTCATTCAGAACAACATCGGAGGAGATTGCATTGTGATGAGCGCTCCCAAGCAGCACGTTTACTTGGGCTCCACCGGGAACGGGAGCACCTCCAGACAGTGAGTGGCCAACATTCACAGAGAAGTCCCATGAAGAGCAACCGACTAATTATCACTTTACTATTTCCAGTTTGAACGACCCACTGGGTGTGTCTTTTATGTTTGCGGACAGGAGTGAGTTAAAAAACTTTTTAGGTCACGCCAACTGTCATGACGACTAAAACTGGCACAGGGTCTCGCCTGCAGAGCCCAGATGCTCGGCACCTGACTGGGAGGAGTTCGCGGGGTTCTGCTACAAACATTTTGACGACGAAATGAACTGGGCTGATGC encodes:
- the LOC119119054 gene encoding lactadherin-like — protein: MKDATPEKARLNGESCWKPSRNPVGSWILVNIGYKRKVTAIVTQGCDSNNTRSWDIKLEMRLSVDRRKWTKHPDGKFIGGGTHLLETPAIAQYDCILPLENCPEFGLRFDILGCAHEDETTCAGKFNSLRFTDSMT